The following coding sequences lie in one Oncorhynchus nerka isolate Pitt River linkage group LG14, Oner_Uvic_2.0, whole genome shotgun sequence genomic window:
- the LOC115141443 gene encoding ribitol 5-phosphate transferase FKRP-like isoform X1: MRVSFCQGLLTGAIALNLLILYYVSQAQQQMMEKRRDPGRGSRKAALPASGLEGGMGGLVGVGAGMVGVGGVGGEGNSHGPRVTVLLREFENFENYVGDVARSFLHQRPELPFLAVSDTPPYPPLSLPEGARLLVLSPSPEQPPQAHRPEFHVQTEFVLLVPDGVELEQGRAVERLIRELEGEGGGPVRLVASPVLARSTVQCLHLRVSLREWTATYSTAASGTSGSVCTALQGDVVVLIRSEDLFNLSVPLGRPLLPSLFIQTSLHGWKVKLLESPCFSPSHRPLFSSAHNQWKADSHLKEATSRLMRNFGLKRLLLADGKEQWHGCGKETARCFSTVRDDTPEYLYLERWTPPCCLRALRETTKYVINILESSGVRYWLEGGSLLGAARHQDIIPWDYDVDLGIYLEDVPNCDYLKNLDSGSLVDANGYVWERAVEGDFYRVQYSEANHLHVDLWPFYPRNGVMTKDTWMEHKQDMEFPEHFLQPLVPMPFAGVTAYGPNNHRAFLELKFGEGVIENPQYPNPAKKRLDRSRL; this comes from the coding sequence ATGCGGGTGAGTTTCTGCCAGGGCCTTCTGACTGGAGCCATCGCTCTGAACCTGCTCATCCTCTACTATGTGTCCCAAGCCCAGCAGCAGATGATGGAGAAACGCCGGGACCCAGGAAGGGGCTCCAGGAAGGCTGCCTTACCTGCTTCCGGGCTGGAGGGCGGCATGGGGGGCCTGGTAGGGGTTGGCGCGGGGATGGTTGGCGTTGGAGGTGTCGGGGGAGAGGGGAACAGCCACGGCCCTCGTGTGACTGTCCTCCTACGGGAGTTTGAGAATTTTGAGAACTACGTCGGTGATGTGGCACGCTCCTTCCTGCACCAGAGACCTGAGCTGCCCTTCCTGGCTGTGTCTGACACCCCGCCctacccccctctgtctctccccgagGGGGCCCGTCTCCTGGTGCTCTCCCCCAGCCCCGAGCAGCCTCCGCAGGCCCACCGGCCAGAGTTCCACGTTCAGACAGAGTTTGTGCTGCTGGTGCCTGACGGGGTGGAGCTGGAGCAGGGCCGGGCTGTGGAGAGGCTGATCCGGGAGctggagggggagggtggggggcCCGTGAGGCTGGTGGCTTCCCCAGTGTTGGCACGCTCGACCGTTCAGTGCCTGCACCTGCGGGTCAGCCTTAGAGAGTGGACGGCCACCTATTCCACAGCGGCGTCTGGGaccagtggtagcgtgtgtacaGCCCTTCAGGGGGACGTGGTGGTCCTCATCCGCTCTGAGGACCTCTTCAACCTGTCTGTCCCACTGGGGAGGCCCCTGCTGCCCTCGCTCTTCATCCAGACCTCCCTGCATGGCTGGAAGGTCAAGCTCCTGGAGAGCCCCTGCTTCTCCCCCAGCCACCGGCCTCTCTTCAGCTCAGCCCACAACCAGTGGAAGGCAGACAGCCATCTGAAGGAGGCCACTAGCCGGCTGATGAGGAACTTTGGGCTGAAGCGTCTCCTACTGGCTGATGGGAAGGAGCAGTGGCACGGCTGTGGGAAGGAGACGGCGCGTTGCTTCAGTACGGTCCGGGACGACACCCCTGAGTACCTGTACCTGGAGCGCTGGACACCTCCCTGCTGCCTGCGCGCCCTCCGCGAGACCACCAAGTATGTGATCAACATCCTGGAGAGCTCCGGGGTGCGCTACTGGCTGGAAGGAGGCTCCCTGCTGGGGGCGGCCCGCCACCAGGACATCATCCCCTGGGACTATGATGTGGACCTGGGCATCTACCTGGAGGACGTGCCCAACTGTGACTACCTGAAGAACCTGGACTCTGGTTCTCTGGTGGATGCTAACGGCTATGTGTGGGAGCGGGCAGTGGAGGGGGACTTCTACCGGGTGCAATACAGCGAGGCTAACCACCTCCACGTGGACCTGTGGCCCTTCTACCCGCGGAACGGCGTCATGACCAAAGACACGTGGATGGAGCACAAGCAGGATATGGAGTTCCCCGAGCACTTCCTGCAGCCGCTGGTGCCGATGCCTTTCGCCGGCGTCACCGCCTACGGCCCGAACAACCACCGCGCCTTCCTGGAGCTCAAGTTTGGGGAGGGGGTCATCGAGAACCCCCAGTACCCCAACCCTGCCAAGAAGAGGCTGGATAGGAGCCGGCTGTGA
- the LOC115141443 gene encoding ribitol 5-phosphate transferase FKRP-like isoform X2: protein MMEKRRDPGRGSRKAALPASGLEGGMGGLVGVGAGMVGVGGVGGEGNSHGPRVTVLLREFENFENYVGDVARSFLHQRPELPFLAVSDTPPYPPLSLPEGARLLVLSPSPEQPPQAHRPEFHVQTEFVLLVPDGVELEQGRAVERLIRELEGEGGGPVRLVASPVLARSTVQCLHLRVSLREWTATYSTAASGTSGSVCTALQGDVVVLIRSEDLFNLSVPLGRPLLPSLFIQTSLHGWKVKLLESPCFSPSHRPLFSSAHNQWKADSHLKEATSRLMRNFGLKRLLLADGKEQWHGCGKETARCFSTVRDDTPEYLYLERWTPPCCLRALRETTKYVINILESSGVRYWLEGGSLLGAARHQDIIPWDYDVDLGIYLEDVPNCDYLKNLDSGSLVDANGYVWERAVEGDFYRVQYSEANHLHVDLWPFYPRNGVMTKDTWMEHKQDMEFPEHFLQPLVPMPFAGVTAYGPNNHRAFLELKFGEGVIENPQYPNPAKKRLDRSRL from the coding sequence ATGATGGAGAAACGCCGGGACCCAGGAAGGGGCTCCAGGAAGGCTGCCTTACCTGCTTCCGGGCTGGAGGGCGGCATGGGGGGCCTGGTAGGGGTTGGCGCGGGGATGGTTGGCGTTGGAGGTGTCGGGGGAGAGGGGAACAGCCACGGCCCTCGTGTGACTGTCCTCCTACGGGAGTTTGAGAATTTTGAGAACTACGTCGGTGATGTGGCACGCTCCTTCCTGCACCAGAGACCTGAGCTGCCCTTCCTGGCTGTGTCTGACACCCCGCCctacccccctctgtctctccccgagGGGGCCCGTCTCCTGGTGCTCTCCCCCAGCCCCGAGCAGCCTCCGCAGGCCCACCGGCCAGAGTTCCACGTTCAGACAGAGTTTGTGCTGCTGGTGCCTGACGGGGTGGAGCTGGAGCAGGGCCGGGCTGTGGAGAGGCTGATCCGGGAGctggagggggagggtggggggcCCGTGAGGCTGGTGGCTTCCCCAGTGTTGGCACGCTCGACCGTTCAGTGCCTGCACCTGCGGGTCAGCCTTAGAGAGTGGACGGCCACCTATTCCACAGCGGCGTCTGGGaccagtggtagcgtgtgtacaGCCCTTCAGGGGGACGTGGTGGTCCTCATCCGCTCTGAGGACCTCTTCAACCTGTCTGTCCCACTGGGGAGGCCCCTGCTGCCCTCGCTCTTCATCCAGACCTCCCTGCATGGCTGGAAGGTCAAGCTCCTGGAGAGCCCCTGCTTCTCCCCCAGCCACCGGCCTCTCTTCAGCTCAGCCCACAACCAGTGGAAGGCAGACAGCCATCTGAAGGAGGCCACTAGCCGGCTGATGAGGAACTTTGGGCTGAAGCGTCTCCTACTGGCTGATGGGAAGGAGCAGTGGCACGGCTGTGGGAAGGAGACGGCGCGTTGCTTCAGTACGGTCCGGGACGACACCCCTGAGTACCTGTACCTGGAGCGCTGGACACCTCCCTGCTGCCTGCGCGCCCTCCGCGAGACCACCAAGTATGTGATCAACATCCTGGAGAGCTCCGGGGTGCGCTACTGGCTGGAAGGAGGCTCCCTGCTGGGGGCGGCCCGCCACCAGGACATCATCCCCTGGGACTATGATGTGGACCTGGGCATCTACCTGGAGGACGTGCCCAACTGTGACTACCTGAAGAACCTGGACTCTGGTTCTCTGGTGGATGCTAACGGCTATGTGTGGGAGCGGGCAGTGGAGGGGGACTTCTACCGGGTGCAATACAGCGAGGCTAACCACCTCCACGTGGACCTGTGGCCCTTCTACCCGCGGAACGGCGTCATGACCAAAGACACGTGGATGGAGCACAAGCAGGATATGGAGTTCCCCGAGCACTTCCTGCAGCCGCTGGTGCCGATGCCTTTCGCCGGCGTCACCGCCTACGGCCCGAACAACCACCGCGCCTTCCTGGAGCTCAAGTTTGGGGAGGGGGTCATCGAGAACCCCCAGTACCCCAACCCTGCCAAGAAGAGGCTGGATAGGAGCCGGCTGTGA